In Microbacterium enclense, one genomic interval encodes:
- a CDS encoding ABC transporter, whose translation MSDPQSYGNPVDEPKDEAHDVVGRAHEGLADAEAAQRDAVDPAEAAAAWDEREQHDASASSPVTSPAAESTSAPAATVHDASPVAPTEATDLDDEDARWAAYAASAEPEATAVSDTPTQRYDAPDAAAATAVTATGAAAGAAAGGAAASTPTVASTTAADTRVADAPTTVSPTAYNNAAQPIFVQAPEAPRPRGNRGAAGAIGLLAALSFAVLYLAATLGLRLLTREIDVAGLPDAALGVLSTWGLWVPTVAFFLGFWFLGAIINRGRWGHWVVWGLIVGVIAWGGHLLGALFAAPFWMLTARQGVDLLGENVLAPLAIVAFVLGRELTIWFGAWVARRGRRVTELNDEAQREYERTLEAGPQFSS comes from the coding sequence ATGAGCGACCCCCAGTCGTACGGCAACCCCGTCGACGAGCCGAAGGACGAGGCGCACGACGTGGTCGGGCGCGCCCACGAAGGACTCGCCGACGCCGAGGCCGCCCAGCGCGACGCCGTCGACCCCGCCGAGGCGGCGGCCGCGTGGGATGAGCGCGAGCAGCACGACGCATCCGCGTCGTCGCCGGTGACGTCCCCCGCCGCGGAGTCCACCTCGGCTCCCGCGGCGACCGTGCACGACGCGTCCCCGGTCGCCCCGACGGAGGCGACCGATCTCGACGACGAAGACGCCCGCTGGGCCGCCTATGCCGCCTCCGCCGAGCCGGAGGCCACGGCGGTGAGCGACACGCCCACGCAGCGGTACGACGCGCCCGACGCGGCAGCGGCCACCGCCGTCACCGCCACAGGAGCCGCCGCCGGCGCCGCAGCGGGCGGGGCCGCGGCAAGCACTCCGACGGTCGCGTCGACCACGGCTGCCGACACCCGCGTCGCCGACGCGCCGACGACCGTGTCGCCGACCGCGTACAACAACGCCGCGCAGCCGATCTTCGTCCAGGCCCCCGAGGCCCCGCGCCCACGCGGGAACCGCGGTGCCGCCGGGGCGATCGGGCTGCTCGCCGCGCTGTCGTTCGCGGTGCTGTACCTCGCGGCCACCCTGGGCCTGCGCCTGCTCACACGCGAGATCGACGTCGCGGGTCTTCCCGACGCGGCCCTCGGCGTGCTCTCCACGTGGGGTCTGTGGGTGCCGACGGTGGCCTTCTTCCTCGGTTTCTGGTTCTTGGGAGCGATCATCAACCGCGGCCGATGGGGTCACTGGGTCGTGTGGGGACTCATCGTGGGTGTCATCGCGTGGGGCGGTCACCTGCTGGGCGCCCTCTTCGCCGCTCCCTTCTGGATGCTCACCGCACGCCAAGGCGTCGACCTCCTCGGCGAGAACGTGCTCGCCCCGCTCGCGATCGTGGCCTTCGTGCTCGGACGTGAGCTGACGATCTGGTTCGGGGCGTGGGTCGCCCGCCGCGGCCGCCGTGTCACCGAGCTCAACGACGAGGCGCAGCGCGAGTACGAGCGCACCCTCGAGGCGGGACCTCAGTTCTCCAGCTGA
- a CDS encoding spermidine/putrescine ABC transporter substrate-binding protein gives MQRSLETQVGQAVDAWLKWLPRWEPANHRGRIAPCRRCFGSPVLSAAGLGSDVPHGVQHGLSTRVKTIVDHSVADYTARNLPMLQAELDQQAERNRRRTYRPSEGLEPEFEGLPLDPEPEPGAPFLFTLTGLAAEEDAVIPALPPLSDAAKAALRQEVGLADDYANMIGREVCTILLHHRLRIQAAVAEYVEPQVAAMLDDLTRSLDAPFDPRDPGAPAS, from the coding sequence GTGCAGCGGTCGCTCGAGACCCAGGTCGGCCAGGCGGTGGACGCCTGGCTGAAATGGCTGCCCCGATGGGAGCCCGCCAACCACCGGGGGCGTATCGCGCCGTGCCGCCGCTGCTTCGGATCGCCCGTGCTGTCGGCGGCCGGCCTCGGATCCGACGTCCCCCACGGCGTCCAGCACGGACTCTCCACCCGGGTGAAGACGATCGTCGATCACTCCGTCGCCGATTACACCGCTCGCAACCTCCCCATGTTGCAGGCCGAGCTGGACCAGCAGGCCGAGCGGAACCGGAGGCGCACCTACCGGCCGTCCGAGGGACTGGAGCCCGAGTTCGAGGGACTGCCGCTCGACCCCGAGCCGGAGCCCGGAGCACCCTTCCTCTTCACTCTGACGGGTCTGGCGGCTGAAGAGGACGCCGTGATTCCGGCGCTTCCGCCGCTCTCGGATGCCGCGAAAGCGGCGCTTCGCCAGGAAGTGGGTCTCGCCGACGACTACGCGAACATGATCGGGCGTGAGGTCTGCACAATCCTCCTGCATCATCGTCTGCGCATTCAGGCCGCCGTCGCGGAGTACGTCGAGCCTCAGGTGGCGGCGATGCTCGACGATCTCACCCGGTCGCTCGACGCGCCGTTCGACCCGCGCGACCCCGGAGCCCCGGCATCCTGA
- a CDS encoding MoxR family ATPase — protein MTITQEQATWFAQTFAQIADNVERAVLGKRHVVELVLTAMLSDGHVLLEDVPGTGKTSLARAVAQSVQGTNTRIQFTPDLLPGDITGITVYDQKSGRFEFHAGPIFANIVLADEINRASPKTQSALLEVMEEGRVTIDGVSREVGVPFLVLATQNPVEQAGTYRLPEAQLDRFLLRTSLGYPDHAATVRILDGAAVATADLRPIITPQALVGMADLAATVYVDALVLDYIARLVDATRSADEVRLGVSIRGALALTRATRTRAAAQGRTFATPDDVKALAVAVLSHRLILHPEAEFDGITAEAVIGQVLLDVTPPTQRESERAR, from the coding sequence ATGACGATCACGCAGGAGCAGGCCACCTGGTTCGCGCAGACCTTCGCGCAGATCGCCGACAACGTCGAGCGGGCCGTGCTCGGCAAGCGCCACGTGGTCGAGCTCGTGCTGACCGCGATGCTCAGTGACGGACACGTGCTGCTCGAAGACGTCCCGGGGACGGGCAAGACATCGCTCGCTCGAGCGGTCGCCCAGTCGGTGCAGGGCACGAACACCCGCATCCAGTTCACCCCCGACCTGCTCCCGGGCGACATCACGGGCATCACCGTCTACGACCAGAAGTCCGGGCGATTCGAGTTCCACGCGGGGCCGATCTTCGCCAACATCGTCCTCGCCGACGAGATCAACCGTGCGAGCCCCAAGACGCAGTCCGCGCTCCTCGAGGTCATGGAAGAGGGACGTGTCACCATCGACGGCGTCTCGCGGGAGGTCGGTGTGCCCTTCCTCGTGCTGGCCACCCAGAACCCCGTCGAGCAGGCGGGGACCTACCGCCTCCCCGAGGCGCAGCTCGACCGCTTCCTCCTGCGGACCTCGCTGGGCTACCCCGACCACGCGGCGACCGTGCGGATCCTCGACGGAGCCGCCGTGGCCACCGCCGATCTCCGGCCGATCATCACGCCCCAGGCACTCGTCGGCATGGCGGATCTCGCGGCCACCGTGTACGTGGACGCTCTCGTGCTCGACTACATCGCCCGGCTCGTGGATGCCACCCGCTCGGCCGACGAGGTGCGCCTGGGCGTCAGCATCCGCGGGGCCCTCGCGTTGACCCGCGCGACCCGCACCCGAGCCGCGGCGCAGGGACGAACGTTCGCCACACCGGACGATGTGAAGGCGCTGGCGGTGGCGGTGCTCTCGCACCGACTGATCCTGCACCCCGAGGCCGAGTTCGACGGGATCACCGCCGAGGCCGTGATCGGGCAGGTGCTGCTCGACGTCACGCCCCCGACGCAGCGCGAGAGCGAACGCGCACGATGA
- a CDS encoding serine/threonine-protein kinase, whose product MPQRLPSSPPILPGLAYIRPLGSGGFADVFLYGQDMPRRDVAVKVLPSDVRDPDLLRMFNAEADVLAHLSAHPSIVTVYQAGISADGRPYIVMEYCPGSLAQRYRVERIPLADVLAIGVRMAGALESAHHAGLVHRDVKPSNILVTTFGAPVLADFGISSSLVRQDADEMLAMSVPWSAPEVIAEQTAGTVSSEVWSLGATVYSLLAGHSPFERRERGQNSREQLRRRIARASYTDIARADVPPSLQAVLSRAMSRNPQDRHASAREFGEDLQRVQREVGLAATALEVPSADWSPTANVVDFSDTALRGPARSRIEREGGRKLRDPSGVRGLARDEDTDISSPAPASHRVLPWALAGASIVAAGAVVVAALYATGVL is encoded by the coding sequence ATGCCGCAGCGCCTGCCCTCGTCGCCCCCGATCCTTCCGGGTCTCGCCTACATCCGTCCGCTGGGTTCGGGCGGCTTCGCCGACGTCTTCCTCTACGGCCAGGACATGCCCCGCCGCGACGTCGCGGTCAAGGTGCTCCCGAGCGACGTGCGCGATCCCGATCTTCTGCGCATGTTCAACGCCGAGGCCGACGTGCTCGCCCACCTGTCGGCGCACCCGTCGATCGTGACGGTCTATCAGGCGGGAATCTCCGCCGACGGTCGACCCTACATCGTGATGGAGTACTGCCCCGGATCGCTCGCTCAGCGGTATCGCGTCGAGCGGATCCCTCTCGCCGACGTGCTGGCGATCGGCGTCCGCATGGCGGGCGCGCTCGAGTCCGCGCACCACGCCGGTCTCGTGCACCGCGACGTCAAGCCGAGCAACATCCTGGTCACCACCTTCGGTGCCCCGGTGCTGGCCGACTTCGGCATCTCGTCCTCACTGGTGCGGCAGGACGCCGACGAGATGCTCGCGATGTCGGTGCCGTGGAGCGCCCCCGAGGTGATCGCCGAACAGACCGCGGGAACGGTGTCGAGCGAGGTGTGGAGCCTCGGGGCGACGGTCTACTCGCTTCTCGCGGGGCACAGTCCCTTCGAGCGTCGCGAACGCGGGCAGAACTCCCGCGAGCAGCTGCGTCGACGCATCGCCCGCGCGTCGTACACCGACATCGCCCGCGCCGATGTGCCGCCCTCTCTGCAGGCCGTCCTCTCGCGGGCCATGTCGCGCAACCCCCAGGACCGCCATGCCAGCGCCCGGGAGTTCGGAGAAGACCTGCAACGCGTCCAGAGGGAGGTCGGCCTCGCCGCCACCGCTCTGGAGGTTCCGAGCGCCGATTGGTCGCCGACGGCGAACGTCGTCGATTTCTCCGACACCGCGCTTCGCGGACCGGCGCGCTCCCGCATCGAGCGTGAAGGCGGGCGCAAGCTCCGCGACCCCTCCGGCGTACGGGGGCTCGCGCGCGACGAAGACACCGACATCTCCTCACCCGCCCCGGCGTCGCATCGCGTCCTGCCGTGGGCGCTCGCGGGCGCATCGATCGTGGCCGCGGGGGCCGTGGTGGTCGCCGCCCTCTACGCCACGGGAGTGCTCTGA
- a CDS encoding Ig-like domain-containing protein has product MRRRTIAGLCAALAATALVITASVVWPGLDAQETPEVDTSVWALQTAEGQRYARVNTAVGELDTVRSAGNPSEVAQSGDGAYLFTDSYSKLSRIDEAQPVDLQEEQLESAPDTPPGTTSVVTAGDYVVYRTDTGTLFAGRLSEAGQAASELDPFDTAGGDTPSYTADAIALDDRGMLFAYSSADDSVIRYDIAADELRSRDALGDDIAAPLISAAGDTWVLVDAEAGRVWVRGADPVDIAVADQFVIAAPDPGGAVVYVADEQSLWAIPTDGSAPQREVGAGGTVLGQPAKPLSRGGVAYAAWLLPGESGGTLWRSDTGETPLDYGGATLPDQRRPVFVATDHAVILNETRSGWVWTVPDGALVASSQSWSLDDRTEQAAVQSDEQLSVVLDPKPPVAEPDAFGVRAGRLVTLPVLLNDHDPNEDVLSIVGESVTGLDPGFGELSLTDDDQRLAVRVRPEATGTTTFTYSVTDGTTPDGLTSAPATVTLTVAPAATNAAPVWCGVEKCLQPWPTPEVARGGTITVPVLPGWVDPDGDPLLLLSVDNPSGVGSVTSTPAGEVVYQHADDGSGGEQTVQLDVTVADTAGAVATKPLLIRVAPDPTLAVQSFAVVDTVGSGLTVDVGPHVTGTAGDIALSSVRVLDDAAATAGVIGGSTSFDLVASQPGVYRVDFTVTGGGRDATGTARITLLPVDAPAQLSTSPVVAFVRPQEDATLDVFSAVSNPTGRVLLLSDVAAVAEDGASLSVDTVGQNDLRVSGSTATGEAGLLGTVTYSVSDGTDDEGARVAGEATVYLLPPVPEIAPIAVDDTVTVRAGAQVDIPVLDNDVSPAGGRPTLDPASVSAQPASDALAFASGGVLRYLAPTTPGSYEVTYRVYTTGAPSLWDEATVRITVLGDDANRAPVPDTLQGRVLSGGTTTIPFDGFGVDPDGDAVSLDRIVSQPDRGSAAISPDGLSIVYSSLPGDRGQVSFRYRVSDTSGATGEGTVRIGVLDAESNPSPITFTDYVQVQAGSDSRLRVSPLANDIDPTQGRLTLTDVHPDLPETLVDGEDNPEYARLAERVESVSDTGVVIRAGDAPATMSFLYDVTSDSGNTGRGLIVVKVVRESVPDYPVVADTVLTLEDRDDFTTGVDVLEGRATWSGGEVSDLRVSLWGQPTDVRLDGRRLSGDLPATRRIIPFAVTGTVGGNEVTTYAFLRVPGDDDVTLALRPNAAQRVDELSSVEFDMASLVAVPRRATLEVGTEATTTGARADARCTISGTRVRYDAGTGSPWSDACTVPVRVAGTQEWTLLSVPVGVVARDPQPELRPGSLTVGPGETATFDLRNMTSWQLGREDWNGIRYALEYSGSAFSSVTLDGSTVTVTGADRAVPGTENAAVITVTSHDAVAPARLLLRVGSAPSTLPQGGTTSRQCSQADGSSCTIPVVGADGEVNPLPRTPLEVVGVRPTGTCTGVTFAVASGSSITASWAGDAPGATCAASVTLRDAQGRATAGSRDARVVLDLQGFPRAAASVRQSAYADGSVTLRVDAGEARRAYPGLTGFVVRSRGEVVARCDSDGGCPAIAAPNGDQREYVVTALNDVGESRGSVRTTAWAYDPPPRPDSVDWTPVVTDSGEGNVVDLMVRGVDAGETGSLEIRSSAGETQTVSVGRTQRDVTVKGFGVGSNAPTEIRVTPLSRFDVPPGLGGSVEGGVLTFRAHGVGKPTGVDLTLTSRAASDGSTTIVAQATATPNGTDSELRYGIVEGATCRTGDGGPRREFGGKRDGEEYTFTLCVDAVYEGKTFGSVTVTASHRVDQDRAAPRGYTFRVDAKPTVERVDDARTEARWFINPKIGAGTPPPNNNEVLYTRFEGDKTDIFDTDPGIGVYFKHRLWGTESEIGRVTPAEGSAPYQVQAAARVRSCVAGENLDVSYSSSNGIADLKPDASRAVFRDAKGNVVTRAEGSDRVPVGATSVENITVTVDWSAQGWGLDGATLDVSGTCQPGTPANP; this is encoded by the coding sequence ATGCGTCGGAGGACGATCGCGGGTCTCTGCGCAGCGCTGGCTGCGACAGCTCTCGTGATCACCGCCAGTGTCGTGTGGCCCGGGCTCGACGCGCAGGAGACGCCCGAGGTCGACACGTCGGTGTGGGCGCTGCAGACCGCCGAGGGGCAGCGCTACGCGCGCGTGAACACCGCCGTCGGCGAACTCGACACCGTGCGCTCGGCGGGCAACCCCAGCGAGGTGGCGCAGAGCGGCGACGGCGCGTATCTGTTCACCGACAGCTACAGCAAGCTGTCGCGCATCGACGAAGCCCAACCCGTCGACCTGCAGGAGGAGCAGCTCGAGTCCGCTCCCGACACACCTCCCGGCACCACCTCGGTCGTCACCGCGGGTGACTACGTGGTCTATCGCACCGACACCGGCACGCTCTTCGCCGGTCGGCTGAGCGAGGCCGGGCAGGCGGCATCCGAACTCGATCCGTTCGACACGGCCGGCGGCGACACTCCGTCCTACACGGCGGATGCCATCGCCCTCGACGACCGCGGAATGCTCTTCGCGTACTCGTCGGCCGATGATTCGGTCATCCGCTACGACATCGCCGCTGACGAGCTGCGTTCTCGGGACGCTCTGGGAGACGACATCGCCGCCCCCCTCATCTCCGCGGCGGGTGACACCTGGGTTCTCGTGGACGCCGAGGCGGGACGCGTCTGGGTGCGTGGCGCCGACCCCGTCGACATCGCCGTCGCCGATCAGTTCGTCATCGCCGCCCCCGACCCCGGTGGCGCCGTGGTGTATGTCGCTGACGAGCAGTCGCTGTGGGCGATCCCGACCGACGGATCGGCACCGCAGCGCGAGGTCGGCGCGGGCGGCACCGTGCTCGGGCAGCCGGCGAAGCCGCTGTCGCGCGGGGGCGTCGCCTACGCGGCGTGGCTGCTTCCCGGCGAGTCCGGCGGGACGCTGTGGCGCTCGGATACCGGGGAGACGCCGCTCGACTACGGCGGCGCCACTCTGCCGGATCAGCGTCGCCCCGTGTTCGTGGCGACCGATCACGCGGTGATCCTCAACGAGACGCGCAGCGGATGGGTGTGGACCGTGCCCGATGGGGCGCTCGTCGCCTCCAGCCAGAGCTGGAGCCTCGACGATCGCACGGAACAGGCCGCGGTGCAGAGCGACGAGCAGCTCAGCGTCGTGCTCGACCCGAAGCCGCCGGTGGCGGAACCCGACGCGTTCGGCGTCCGGGCCGGGAGACTGGTCACCCTCCCTGTCCTGCTGAACGACCACGACCCCAACGAAGATGTGCTCAGCATCGTCGGAGAGAGCGTCACGGGTCTCGACCCCGGCTTCGGCGAGCTCAGCCTCACCGACGACGATCAGCGTCTCGCGGTGCGCGTCCGCCCGGAGGCGACCGGGACGACGACCTTCACGTACTCCGTCACCGACGGCACGACGCCCGACGGGCTGACCTCCGCCCCCGCGACGGTCACGCTGACCGTCGCGCCGGCGGCGACCAACGCCGCCCCGGTCTGGTGCGGCGTCGAGAAGTGTCTGCAGCCCTGGCCCACGCCCGAGGTGGCCCGTGGCGGCACGATCACGGTGCCCGTCCTGCCCGGCTGGGTCGATCCCGACGGCGACCCTCTCCTGCTGCTGTCGGTCGACAACCCGAGCGGTGTCGGCAGCGTGACCTCGACGCCCGCCGGTGAGGTCGTCTACCAGCACGCCGATGACGGCTCCGGCGGGGAGCAGACCGTTCAGCTCGATGTCACCGTGGCCGACACGGCCGGGGCGGTCGCGACCAAACCCCTTCTCATCCGCGTCGCTCCCGATCCGACCCTCGCCGTGCAGTCCTTCGCCGTGGTCGACACGGTGGGCTCCGGCCTCACCGTCGACGTCGGCCCGCACGTGACCGGGACGGCCGGCGACATCGCGCTCAGCTCCGTCCGGGTCCTCGACGACGCGGCGGCGACGGCCGGTGTCATCGGGGGCAGCACGAGCTTCGACCTCGTCGCGTCCCAGCCCGGTGTCTACCGGGTCGATTTCACCGTCACGGGCGGGGGACGCGACGCCACCGGCACCGCGCGCATCACCCTGCTGCCCGTCGACGCGCCGGCTCAGTTGTCGACGTCGCCCGTCGTGGCATTCGTGCGGCCGCAGGAGGACGCCACCCTCGACGTGTTCTCCGCCGTGTCCAATCCCACCGGGCGGGTCCTGCTGCTGAGCGATGTCGCGGCCGTGGCCGAGGACGGCGCCTCGCTCAGCGTCGACACGGTCGGGCAGAACGACCTGCGCGTCTCGGGAAGCACCGCCACGGGGGAGGCAGGGCTGCTGGGCACGGTGACCTATAGCGTGAGCGACGGTACCGACGACGAGGGGGCGCGCGTCGCCGGCGAGGCGACGGTGTACCTGCTGCCGCCGGTTCCCGAGATCGCCCCGATCGCGGTCGACGACACGGTCACGGTTCGTGCCGGGGCGCAGGTCGACATCCCGGTCCTCGACAACGACGTGTCTCCCGCCGGAGGCCGCCCCACCCTCGACCCCGCGAGCGTCAGCGCCCAGCCGGCGAGCGATGCCCTGGCGTTCGCGTCTGGTGGTGTGCTGCGGTACCTCGCGCCGACCACCCCGGGGTCGTACGAGGTCACGTACCGCGTGTACACCACCGGTGCCCCGTCGTTGTGGGACGAGGCGACCGTGCGCATCACCGTCCTGGGCGACGATGCGAACCGCGCACCGGTGCCCGACACCCTCCAGGGGCGCGTCCTCAGCGGCGGAACGACGACGATCCCCTTCGACGGTTTCGGCGTCGACCCCGACGGCGACGCCGTCTCGCTCGATCGCATCGTGAGCCAACCCGATCGGGGGAGCGCGGCGATCTCGCCCGACGGCCTGTCGATCGTCTACTCGTCTCTGCCCGGGGACCGGGGGCAGGTGTCGTTCCGGTATCGCGTGTCCGACACCTCCGGGGCCACGGGCGAGGGGACCGTGCGCATCGGCGTTCTCGACGCGGAGTCGAATCCGAGTCCCATCACCTTCACCGACTACGTGCAGGTGCAGGCGGGGTCCGACAGTCGGTTGCGCGTGAGCCCGCTCGCGAACGACATCGACCCGACGCAGGGGCGGTTGACGCTCACCGATGTGCACCCCGACCTTCCCGAGACCCTCGTCGACGGCGAGGACAACCCCGAATACGCGCGCCTGGCTGAACGCGTCGAGTCGGTGAGCGACACCGGCGTGGTCATCCGCGCGGGCGACGCGCCGGCGACGATGTCGTTCCTCTACGACGTGACATCCGATTCCGGGAACACCGGGCGAGGACTCATCGTCGTCAAGGTCGTCCGCGAGAGCGTGCCCGACTACCCGGTCGTCGCCGACACCGTGCTGACCCTCGAGGACCGCGACGACTTCACGACGGGCGTCGACGTGCTCGAGGGGCGCGCGACCTGGTCGGGCGGCGAGGTGAGCGACCTGCGCGTGTCGCTGTGGGGCCAGCCCACCGACGTGCGTCTCGACGGGCGACGCCTCTCGGGCGACCTGCCCGCCACCCGTCGCATCATCCCCTTCGCCGTCACCGGAACGGTCGGCGGCAACGAGGTCACGACGTACGCCTTCCTCCGCGTCCCCGGCGACGACGACGTGACACTCGCCCTCCGGCCCAACGCCGCGCAACGCGTCGACGAGCTGTCGTCCGTCGAGTTCGACATGGCATCCCTCGTCGCGGTTCCCCGGCGGGCGACGCTCGAGGTCGGAACCGAGGCCACGACGACGGGAGCCCGAGCCGACGCACGCTGCACGATCTCGGGGACCCGCGTGCGCTACGACGCCGGAACCGGCTCCCCGTGGAGCGACGCGTGTACCGTGCCGGTCCGCGTGGCGGGGACGCAGGAGTGGACGCTCCTGTCGGTTCCGGTCGGCGTGGTGGCGAGAGATCCGCAGCCCGAGCTGCGTCCCGGTTCCCTCACCGTGGGACCGGGCGAGACCGCCACCTTCGACCTGCGCAACATGACGTCGTGGCAGCTGGGGCGTGAGGACTGGAACGGCATCCGGTACGCACTCGAGTACTCCGGCTCGGCGTTCTCGTCGGTCACGCTCGATGGATCGACCGTGACCGTCACCGGTGCCGACCGCGCCGTGCCCGGTACCGAGAACGCGGCGGTGATCACGGTCACCAGCCACGACGCCGTCGCGCCGGCGCGTCTCCTGCTCCGCGTGGGCTCGGCTCCCTCCACGCTCCCGCAGGGCGGGACCACCTCGCGCCAATGCTCGCAGGCCGACGGTTCGAGCTGCACGATCCCGGTCGTCGGTGCCGACGGAGAGGTCAACCCGCTGCCGCGGACGCCCCTCGAGGTCGTGGGCGTCCGCCCGACGGGCACCTGCACCGGTGTGACTTTCGCGGTCGCCTCGGGTTCGAGCATCACGGCGTCGTGGGCGGGCGATGCGCCGGGTGCGACGTGCGCGGCCAGCGTGACGCTGCGCGACGCCCAGGGACGCGCCACCGCGGGCTCCCGCGACGCGCGGGTCGTTCTCGATCTGCAGGGGTTCCCCCGCGCCGCCGCGAGCGTGCGCCAGTCGGCCTACGCCGACGGATCGGTCACGCTGCGCGTCGACGCGGGCGAGGCGCGGCGTGCCTACCCGGGGCTCACGGGGTTCGTCGTGCGCTCCCGCGGCGAGGTCGTGGCGCGCTGCGACTCCGACGGCGGGTGTCCCGCGATCGCCGCCCCCAACGGCGATCAGCGCGAGTACGTCGTGACCGCGCTCAACGACGTGGGGGAGTCCCGCGGCTCGGTCCGCACCACCGCGTGGGCGTACGATCCGCCACCCCGCCCGGACAGCGTCGACTGGACGCCCGTGGTGACCGACAGTGGCGAGGGCAACGTCGTCGATCTCATGGTGCGGGGAGTGGATGCCGGCGAAACCGGCTCCCTCGAGATCCGCAGCAGCGCGGGGGAGACGCAGACCGTGTCCGTCGGACGCACGCAGCGCGATGTCACCGTCAAGGGGTTCGGCGTCGGCAGTAACGCTCCGACCGAGATCCGGGTCACGCCCCTGTCGCGTTTCGACGTCCCGCCGGGACTCGGCGGTTCGGTCGAGGGAGGCGTTCTGACGTTCCGTGCGCACGGCGTCGGCAAGCCGACGGGCGTCGACCTCACCCTGACCTCGCGCGCAGCCTCCGACGGTTCGACGACGATCGTGGCGCAGGCCACGGCGACCCCGAACGGTACCGACTCCGAGCTGCGCTACGGCATCGTGGAGGGCGCGACGTGCCGCACCGGCGACGGGGGTCCGCGCCGGGAGTTCGGGGGTAAGAGGGACGGGGAGGAGTACACCTTCACCCTCTGCGTCGACGCGGTGTACGAGGGCAAGACGTTCGGGTCGGTGACCGTGACGGCCTCCCACCGCGTCGACCAGGACCGCGCGGCTCCCCGCGGGTACACGTTCCGTGTCGATGCGAAGCCGACCGTGGAGCGCGTGGACGACGCGCGCACCGAGGCGCGTTGGTTCATCAACCCCAAGATCGGGGCGGGCACGCCGCCGCCGAACAACAACGAAGTTCTCTACACGAGATTCGAAGGGGACAAGACAGACATCTTCGACACCGACCCCGGCATCGGCGTGTACTTCAAGCACCGGCTGTGGGGCACGGAGTCCGAGATCGGCCGCGTCACCCCGGCCGAGGGCAGCGCCCCGTACCAGGTCCAGGCGGCTGCGCGCGTCCGCTCCTGCGTCGCCGGTGAGAACCTCGACGTCTCCTACAGCTCGAGCAACGGCATCGCCGATTTGAAGCCGGACGCCTCGAGGGCGGTGTTCCGCGACGCCAAGGGCAACGTGGTGACGCGGGCCGAGGGGAGCGACCGCGTCCCGGTCGGCGCGACGAGCGTCGAGAACATCACGGTCACCGTCGACTGGTCGGCGCAGGGCTGGGGCCTCGACGGGGCGACCCTCGACGTGTCCGGCACGTGCCAGCCCGGAACCCCCGCGAACCCCTGA